In Acinetobacter sp. C32I, one genomic interval encodes:
- the murF gene encoding UDP-N-acetylmuramoyl-tripeptide--D-alanyl-D-alanine ligase: MHTSTTSTVPLQAWTAEQLQQATQGEWFQHNIPQGEIKRILTDSRHAEAGDAFLALKGERFDAHNFVAQVAKQGCQIAIVEHPVDADIAQLIVKDTRLALGQLGAYRRQQNSQLKVIALTGSSGKTTTKEMLGSILSGLAPTLITRGNLNNDLGVPMMLLELRPEHQYAVMELGASHQGEIDYTSNLVQPHVAGILNIGTAHLGEFGGREGICRAKSEIYAHILPQGTAIVPAQDDFSETIRENAQTHSMLSFGEGGDVFTTDVQLHPQSAQFNLHTPQGNRAVNLPFAGAHNVQNATAATAFALALGIALDDIVHGLERAQGAKGRLNFIQHHNHLFIDDTYNANPTSMRAAAEVLLQQQGLKVMVMGDIGELGDSSWQEHHDLGRDLASLPLEHLVVVGEFAEAAQQGSSHSEKLHAFASQTEALPFLINLVQTHQPQSMSFLFKGSRYTHMETLMADLMEKI; this comes from the coding sequence ATGCATACTTCAACCACCAGTACCGTTCCATTACAAGCTTGGACCGCAGAACAATTACAACAAGCGACCCAAGGCGAGTGGTTTCAGCACAATATTCCACAAGGTGAAATTAAACGTATTTTAACCGACTCACGTCATGCCGAAGCAGGAGATGCTTTTCTTGCCTTAAAAGGTGAGCGTTTTGATGCGCATAATTTTGTCGCGCAAGTCGCGAAGCAAGGTTGTCAAATTGCCATTGTCGAACATCCTGTTGATGCGGATATTGCACAGTTGATCGTAAAAGATACCCGTCTGGCGTTGGGGCAGCTCGGTGCTTATCGCCGTCAACAGAATTCACAACTCAAAGTGATTGCTTTGACAGGCAGTAGTGGCAAAACCACCACCAAAGAAATGTTGGGTAGTATTTTATCTGGTTTGGCACCGACCTTAATTACCCGCGGCAACCTGAATAATGATTTGGGCGTGCCGATGATGTTGCTTGAGCTACGTCCTGAACATCAATATGCTGTGATGGAGTTAGGGGCGAGCCATCAAGGTGAAATTGATTACACCTCGAATTTGGTGCAGCCGCATGTGGCAGGCATTTTGAATATCGGTACCGCACATCTGGGTGAGTTTGGTGGACGCGAGGGCATTTGCCGCGCTAAATCAGAAATCTATGCGCATATTCTGCCTCAAGGCACTGCAATTGTCCCTGCGCAGGATGATTTTTCTGAAACGATCCGTGAGAATGCGCAAACACATTCAATGCTGAGTTTTGGTGAGGGGGGGGATGTCTTTACGACAGATGTGCAATTACATCCTCAATCAGCACAATTTAATTTACACACCCCACAAGGCAATCGTGCGGTAAATTTACCATTTGCAGGTGCACATAATGTCCAGAATGCCACTGCAGCGACTGCATTTGCACTCGCGCTTGGTATTGCTTTGGATGATATCGTGCATGGTCTGGAGCGAGCGCAAGGGGCCAAAGGTCGATTAAACTTTATTCAACATCACAATCACCTGTTTATTGATGATACCTATAATGCCAACCCAACTTCAATGCGCGCAGCAGCAGAGGTTTTGTTGCAGCAGCAAGGCTTAAAAGTCATGGTGATGGGCGATATTGGGGAGCTCGGTGACAGTAGCTGGCAAGAGCATCATGATCTCGGCCGAGACTTGGCATCGTTACCTTTAGAGCATCTAGTTGTCGTCGGTGAATTCGCTGAAGCAGCGCAACAAGGTTCATCTCATTCAGAAAAGTTACATGCCTTTGCCTCTC
- a CDS encoding UDP-N-acetylmuramoyl-L-alanyl-D-glutamate--2,6-diaminopimelate ligase, which yields MSIRFQQIHPINIDAAWYTQPFQGFCLDSRKVEQGQIFIALSSYSQPEKTRQFAQNAIDAGALAIISETALGFENEWVCPDVRYLMGEWQKQYLQAVDPVQPLRGIAVTGTNGKTTISRLIAELVSSQGKGCAVMGTTGNGILPNLTPSTHTTLDALQLQQALHGYAKQGAGFVALEASSHGLEQGRLNGCELEIAVYSNLSRDHLDYHGTLEAYAEAKALLFKFTTLKAVVINLDDAHAQLMLDAAKANPAQPQILTYSLTQATADYHIADLQYRLSGASFSLISPTGSYTVQSPLLGHFNVENLLASLIAAEFAGFSLADLVQFVPQLQGAPGRMQVIQDAERLFVVDYAHTPDALIQVLTTLKRHVTGQLWAVFGCGGDRDRGKRPLMTQAALDHANPVILTSDNPRTENPEQIFADMKHGIHFAEHGMHEIHDRREAIKFVVAQAQAGDIVVIAGKGHENYQEIDGVRHWFDDVVEVQSAIAAQPHSVDSAYSAQ from the coding sequence ATGTCGATTCGTTTTCAACAGATACATCCGATCAACATCGATGCGGCTTGGTATACACAGCCTTTTCAGGGCTTTTGTCTAGACAGTCGTAAGGTTGAGCAAGGGCAAATTTTTATTGCACTGAGCAGTTATAGCCAGCCTGAAAAAACGCGTCAGTTTGCCCAGAATGCCATAGATGCTGGGGCATTGGCGATCATTAGCGAGACTGCTTTGGGTTTTGAGAATGAATGGGTCTGTCCAGATGTGCGTTATTTGATGGGCGAATGGCAAAAGCAATATTTGCAGGCAGTTGATCCGGTACAGCCCTTGCGCGGAATCGCGGTCACGGGAACCAATGGTAAAACCACGATTTCCCGTCTGATTGCAGAATTGGTCAGTTCACAAGGCAAGGGCTGTGCGGTGATGGGAACCACGGGTAATGGGATTCTGCCAAATTTAACCCCATCAACACATACCACTTTGGACGCTTTACAATTACAACAAGCCTTACATGGCTATGCTAAACAGGGCGCGGGCTTTGTCGCACTGGAAGCCAGCTCCCATGGTTTAGAACAAGGCCGTTTGAACGGTTGTGAGCTTGAAATTGCGGTATATAGTAATTTAAGTCGTGATCATCTGGATTATCACGGGACTTTGGAGGCTTATGCAGAAGCAAAAGCCCTATTGTTTAAATTTACGACATTAAAAGCGGTTGTCATTAATCTAGATGATGCGCATGCACAACTGATGTTGGATGCTGCAAAGGCGAACCCAGCACAACCTCAAATTTTGACTTATTCCTTAACCCAAGCGACGGCGGATTATCATATTGCCGATTTACAGTATCGCCTGAGTGGGGCAAGTTTTAGCCTGATCAGCCCGACAGGTTCATACACAGTACAAAGTCCATTGCTTGGTCATTTTAATGTTGAGAATTTATTGGCAAGTTTGATTGCGGCTGAATTTGCCGGTTTTAGCTTGGCTGATTTAGTCCAGTTTGTACCTCAACTGCAAGGTGCACCGGGTCGTATGCAAGTCATCCAAGATGCGGAGCGTCTATTTGTGGTGGATTATGCACATACACCTGATGCCTTGATTCAGGTATTGACGACATTAAAGCGTCATGTCACGGGGCAGCTGTGGGCGGTATTTGGTTGTGGTGGAGACCGTGATCGTGGCAAGCGTCCATTGATGACGCAGGCTGCACTTGATCATGCCAATCCTGTGATTCTCACCTCAGACAATCCACGCACTGAAAATCCTGAACAGATTTTTGCAGACATGAAACACGGGATTCACTTTGCGGAACATGGGATGCATGAAATCCATGATCGTCGTGAAGCGATTAAATTTGTGGTCGCACAAGCTCAAGCGGGTGATATTGTGGTGATTGCAGGTAAGGGACATGAAAACTATCAAGAGATTGATGGTGTTCGTCACTGGTTTGATGATGTGGTTGAGGTGCAGTCTGCGATTGCTGCACAGCCACATTCTGTCGATTCAGCATATTCTGCACAATAA